The Natranaeroarchaeum aerophilus DNA segment TCAGAGCGGTCTGGGCCTCATCATCGAGGTTGTGTCCGGTTAGCAGTTTGTCGGCGTCGAGCTCATCCGCGTACTTCGAGAGGAGGTCCCGCCGAAAGACGCCACAGTACGCACACGCCGCCATATTCTCCGGATCTTTCTCCACGACGTCGTCCATCCGGACGCCGAACTCCTCCTCATATGTGACCAGTTCGTGGCGCAGGTCGAGTTCGGCGGCCAGTTCCTCACAGGCGTCGACGCTTTTGTCACGGTAGCCCTCGATCCCCTCGTGGATCGTCAGCCCGATCAGCTCGATTCGTGGATCCTTCGCGAACGTGTCCTCGAGGATCTGCGTGAGGACGACGCTGTCTTTCCCGCCCGAGAGGCCGATCACCCATCGCTGTGGGTTCTCGGGAGTGGCCGAGCGCGGAACCAGACTGTCCTCCCGGATGCGATGGCGGACGCGGCTCTCGACAGACTCGCAGAAGTGCTCCTCGCAGAGATGCGATCCCGAGTACGCCGCATGCATCACGGCCTCGCGGTCGCACTTGGTGCAGTCCATTGGGAGAGCGTAACCGCGTGAGCGGTATCACCGTTTCGGCTCGGCGTCTTACAGCGCGTCCGGACCGTCTCGAACGGCGGCGAGCAGCGTGTCGATTAGCCGCTCGCGGTCAGGCGAGGAGAACAGTTCGTGGCCGCCGTCGTACAGCCGGATCCGATCCGATGGGACCCGATCCCCGATTGCCCGCGTACTGACCAGTCGATCACTGAGCGTACAGAAGACGACGGAATCCTCGCTGATCGGTGGGAGGGCGCGCTGAGCGTACCGTATCTCCCGGAGGAACGACGGCGCGGCGCGTCCGGCTCCGTCCGAGAGCTGTCGATCCGTGGCTAACTCGCCAATCGCGTCTCTGTCGGTCACCTCTGTGGGGACGATCGGTACCGATATCGGCAGTTTTCTGACGAGCGATAGTGCTGGCCCCTGTTGGTTCTCGGCATAGCCCCACCACGGGCTGAGATAGGTCCGGGTCTCGGCGTCGTCGAGATACGGCCCGATCAGGCCGCCAGTGCTATGACCCAGCAGCCGGAACGAGTCGAGCGTCTCGACGTAGCGCTCTACCGGGAGCACGTACTCCTCGACGAAGTCATCGATCGTGTCCGGAATCTCGAAGACTGTGACGCGATACTCCGCTGTCAGTTCGTCTAGTAGCCACTGCACGTTCTCGTGATCGATTCTGTTCCCCCAGCCGAGGACAAACACGAGTTCGTCGTCGGAGCCTCCGTCGAACGTCTGTCGGCGCACAGACTGGTCTTCATCGACGGGAAGTATAAGCGTTGGCGCTGGATCACTCGTTCGTGAATCAAGCGGTTCGGTAGCACACCCTCGAAGATTATGATCGTGTCCGTCGAAGATCGACATATGGCCCGGAATACGGAGCTAGCGACGCTGTCGCACTGCTGGAACTGCGGGTTCGAGGCACCACCCGGAAGCGACGAGTGGGACCGACTCGATGCGGTATCAATCGGAACGCTGACCCGCTGTCCGGAGTGTGGGAGTACGGATGTCTCGACCGGTCGGTGAGTATCACCGGAGACGGTCAGTCACACCGTCGAGACATCCTTCCCAGAGACATCTCCGAAAGGCGATATCGTAAC contains these protein-coding regions:
- the ncsA gene encoding tRNA 2-thiolation protein NcsA, with amino-acid sequence MDCTKCDREAVMHAAYSGSHLCEEHFCESVESRVRHRIREDSLVPRSATPENPQRWVIGLSGGKDSVVLTQILEDTFAKDPRIELIGLTIHEGIEGYRDKSVDACEELAAELDLRHELVTYEEEFGVRMDDVVEKDPENMAACAYCGVFRRDLLSKYADELDADKLLTGHNLDDEAQTALMNVLEGNVEQMASHFDASLGDFDDRDLPDSEDRSPGSRSDQDVFVPRAKPLRDIPEKEVALYAHLRDLPAHITECPHSSEAYRGEIQQLLYDLEENHPGTRHSIMSGYEELAALAADSYNDDSEGTTETQECVECGAPTTRERCRKCALVDSVQSV
- a CDS encoding alpha/beta hydrolase, giving the protein MRRQTFDGGSDDELVFVLGWGNRIDHENVQWLLDELTAEYRVTVFEIPDTIDDFVEEYVLPVERYVETLDSFRLLGHSTGGLIGPYLDDAETRTYLSPWWGYAENQQGPALSLVRKLPISVPIVPTEVTDRDAIGELATDRQLSDGAGRAAPSFLREIRYAQRALPPISEDSVVFCTLSDRLVSTRAIGDRVPSDRIRLYDGGHELFSSPDRERLIDTLLAAVRDGPDAL